A genomic window from Chrysoperla carnea chromosome 3, inChrCarn1.1, whole genome shotgun sequence includes:
- the LOC123295764 gene encoding cysteine-rich venom protein 6-like — MIAKFVLLGAIVMVNCVYSEAFAFGRGCGKNEVFSSCGSPSPKTCDNYREEHVRPMMCMPLCECVDDMVRNKLGECVPTSECEKESREKRDVSNCGKTPKSEKRYEQTRPRISSAALASLAGK, encoded by the exons atgattgctaaatttgttttgttagGCGCCATCGTTATGGTTAATTGTGTTTATTCCGAAGCATTTG CTTTCGGACGTGGGTGTGGAAAAAATGAAGTATTTTCATCCTGCGGATCACCAAGTCCAAAAACTTGTGACAATTACCGAGAAGAGCATGTCCGCCCAATGATGTGTATGCCACTCTGTGAGTGTGTAGATGATATGGTTCGTAATAAATTAGGCGAATGTGTACCAACATCGGAATGCGAAAAAGAG agTCGTGAAAAACGAGATGTATCAAACTGTGGAAAGACACCAAAATCAGAAAAACGTTACGAACAAACCAGACCAAGAATAAGCAGCGCCGCTTTAGCCAGTTTAGCcggaaagtaa
- the LOC123296419 gene encoding venom serine protease inhibitor-like, which produces MICKFVLLSAIVLVNCVYSNAFAFGRGCGKNEVFSSCGSPSPKTCDNYREEHVSPMMCMPLCECVNDMVRNKLGECVPTSECDKENREKRDVPNCGKTPKSEKRYEETRPRISTKLLQSLSG; this is translated from the exons atgatttgtaaatttgttttgttaagCGCCATTGTTTTGGTTAATTGTGTTTATTCTAATGCATTTG CTTTCGGACGTGGGTGTGGAAAAAATGAAGTATTTTCATCCTGTGGATCACCAAGTCCAAAAACTTGTGACAATTACCGAGAAGAGCATGTCTCCCCAATGATGTGTATGCCACTTTGTGAATGTGTTAATGATATGGTTCGTAATAAATTAGGCGAATGTGTACCAACATCGGAATGCGATAAAGAG aatCGTGAAAAACGAGATGTACCAAACTGTGGAAAGACACCAAAATCAGAAAAACGCTACGAAGAAACCAGACCAAGGATAAGCACCAAGCTCCTACAGAGTTTATCAGGATAG